The Nicotiana tabacum cultivar K326 chromosome 14, ASM71507v2, whole genome shotgun sequence genome contains a region encoding:
- the LOC107769946 gene encoding putative histone H2AXa produces MSTGGGAGKGGAGRGKPKASKSVSRSSKAGLQFPVGRIARFLKAGKYAERVGAGAPVYLSAVLEYLAAEVLELAGNAARDNKKNRIVPRHIQLAVRNDEELSKLLGHVTIANGGVLPNIHQNLLPKKAGSGKGDIGSASQEF; encoded by the exons ATGAGTACAGGTGGAGGAGCAGGTAAAGGCGGCGCCGGAAGAGGAAAACCAAAGGCGTCGAAATCGGTTTCTCGATCTTCAAAAGCCGGTCTTCAGTTCCCCGTTGGCAGGATCGCCCGTTTTCTTAAGGCTGGAAAGTATGCTGAACGTGTCGGTGCTGGTGCTCCAGTGTACCTTTCTGCTGTCCTTGAATATCTCGCTGCTGAG GTGTTGGAGTTGGCAGGGAATGCCGCAAGGGACAACAAGAAGAATCGTATAGTGCCAAGGCACATTCAGTTGGCTGTGAGGAATGATGAGGAGCTGAGCAAGCTTTTGGGTCATGTTACTATTGCCAATGGAGGTGTTTTGCCCAACATTCACCAGAATCTGTTGCCTAAGAAAGCTGGCTCTGGAAAGGGTGATATTGGCTCTGCATCCCAGGAGTTTTAG